In Sphingomonas sp. LR60, the following are encoded in one genomic region:
- a CDS encoding response regulator transcription factor has protein sequence MAVPILILTARGSWEEKVEGLNAGADDFLVKPVRAEELIARLHALARRAAGHHVARLADGALALDTGTREAWLDGAPIELTRNEFRLLRAFLLEPGRTLSRDAILDRLYALEAERDPNTVEVLIGRLRRKIGRDRIATVRGFGYRLLP, from the coding sequence GTGGCAGTTCCGATATTGATCCTCACCGCGCGCGGCAGCTGGGAGGAGAAGGTGGAGGGCCTCAACGCAGGAGCCGACGATTTCCTCGTCAAGCCGGTGCGAGCGGAAGAGCTGATCGCCCGCCTTCACGCGCTGGCGCGGCGAGCGGCAGGACATCACGTCGCGCGGCTGGCGGATGGCGCGCTGGCGCTCGACACCGGCACGCGCGAGGCGTGGCTGGACGGCGCGCCGATCGAGCTGACGCGCAACGAATTCCGTCTACTCCGCGCCTTCCTGCTGGAGCCAGGCCGCACGCTCTCGCGCGATGCGATCCTCGACCGGCTCTACGCGCTGGAGGCGGAGCGCGATCCCAATACCGTGGAGGTGCTGATCGGACGTCTGCGCCGAAAGATCGGCCGCGACCGCATCGCGACGGTGCGCGGCTTCGGCTACCGGCTGCTACCGTGA
- a CDS encoding arabinan endo-1,5-alpha-L-arabinosidase, producing MKRTLSLALLLLASGCGSDGGTPSASPAPSGAAPTPTPSPTPSPTPSPSPTPSPSPTTASLALTGNVSPVHDPAILKDGDTYYLFTTGNAGDAEGLLGLRTSTDLRNWTLRGGSYRSLPAWATTAVPGATGMWAPDISKVNGQYRLYYSISTFGRNQSAIGLATATSIDPAAPAANWQDQGPVIQSQTSDDFNAIDPMAFTDGDGRAWLAFGSYWTGIKLIRIDPATGLRLAGDAAPRALAQRPSPGAIEAPYVVRHGNYYYLFVSFDACCQGAASTYNTVVGRSAAPDGPYVDRDGRAMLQGGGTLVLASGQGTGSRFVGRGHVAILSQSDGDYIVYHAYDTQRNGAPTLQIQPIVWDANGWPAVQ from the coding sequence ATGAAGCGTACCCTTTCGCTTGCCTTGTTGCTGCTCGCGTCCGGCTGCGGCTCCGATGGAGGAACGCCCTCGGCATCGCCGGCACCGAGCGGGGCGGCGCCGACGCCGACGCCAAGCCCCACGCCGTCGCCAACTCCGAGCCCTTCGCCGACCCCGAGCCCGTCACCGACCACGGCATCGCTTGCGCTGACCGGCAACGTCAGCCCTGTCCACGATCCCGCCATCCTGAAGGACGGCGACACCTATTATCTTTTCACCACCGGCAATGCGGGTGACGCAGAGGGCTTGTTAGGGCTACGGACCTCGACCGATCTCCGCAATTGGACGCTGCGTGGCGGGAGTTATCGCTCGCTGCCGGCCTGGGCCACGACCGCGGTGCCCGGCGCGACCGGCATGTGGGCTCCCGACATTTCCAAGGTGAACGGCCAGTATCGATTGTATTATTCGATTTCGACCTTCGGGCGGAACCAGTCGGCGATCGGCCTGGCGACCGCGACGTCGATCGACCCCGCTGCACCCGCCGCGAATTGGCAAGACCAGGGCCCGGTCATTCAGTCGCAGACCAGCGACGACTTCAACGCGATTGATCCCATGGCCTTCACCGATGGCGATGGTCGCGCATGGCTGGCGTTCGGCAGCTACTGGACGGGGATCAAGCTAATCCGCATCGATCCCGCCACCGGGCTGCGGCTGGCCGGGGACGCCGCGCCGCGCGCGCTGGCGCAGCGCCCTTCGCCAGGTGCGATCGAGGCGCCTTATGTCGTCCGGCACGGCAATTATTATTACCTCTTCGTGTCGTTCGATGCCTGCTGCCAAGGCGCGGCGAGCACGTACAACACCGTGGTCGGACGCTCTGCCGCACCCGACGGGCCGTACGTCGACCGCGACGGACGCGCGATGCTCCAAGGCGGCGGCACGCTCGTGCTGGCAAGCGGGCAGGGCACCGGCAGCCGCTTCGTCGGGCGCGGGCACGTGGCGATCCTCAGCCAGTCGGACGGCGACTATATCGTCTATCACGCCTATGACACGCAGCGGAACGGCGCACCGACGCTGCAGATTCAGCCGATCGTCTGGGATGCGAACGGCTGGCCGGCCGTTCAGTAA
- a CDS encoding sensor histidine kinase, whose product MAGFVISGLYGRHVTHTFVSDLTNHLDELTSLTEPGRDGHPVLDRPLSDPRFQDPRSGFYWQVERGGKPMLTSASLAGHHLVTSRNEAPDVPTWTRDHHERLLRIDRPGPGGLLFSITASGSVLDAELRAFASDLAVSLGAFAALMLVGAALQVRYGLRPTQRLAGWIDDLRRGERDRLPDAVPSEFAGIVGRLNELIEAQAVLVARARVEAGNLGHNLRTPLALVTSEAEQLAQSGQTEAAQFILDQCERMQRQIDYQMKRAAAAGGRGTGIVADLATFTAEIVEAMRRLHAGRDVTIVNDVPLRIAVPCDPGDLSEILSNLIDNACKWAHDTVRITASIDAAWIEIVIADDGPGIPPEARDRVLGVGVRLDETKPGTGLGLTVSRDIAGLYGGTLDLGFNEHGSGLRVLVRLPLSRP is encoded by the coding sequence GTGGCGGGCTTCGTCATCAGTGGGCTCTATGGCCGGCACGTCACCCACACGTTCGTCAGCGACCTGACCAACCATCTCGACGAATTGACGAGCCTCACCGAACCCGGCCGTGACGGGCACCCGGTGCTGGATCGCCCCCTCTCCGACCCGCGCTTTCAGGATCCCCGCTCCGGTTTCTACTGGCAGGTGGAACGTGGTGGGAAGCCGATGCTCACCTCCGCCTCACTGGCTGGCCACCACCTCGTCACCTCACGCAACGAAGCTCCCGACGTACCGACGTGGACCCGCGATCATCACGAACGGCTTCTGCGCATCGATCGTCCCGGCCCGGGCGGGCTGCTCTTCTCGATCACCGCTTCCGGAAGCGTGCTCGACGCCGAACTGCGCGCCTTCGCCAGCGACCTCGCCGTATCGCTCGGCGCCTTCGCCGCACTGATGCTCGTCGGTGCGGCGCTGCAGGTCCGCTACGGTCTGCGCCCCACCCAGCGCCTCGCCGGTTGGATCGACGACCTCCGCCGCGGCGAACGCGACCGTCTTCCTGACGCCGTGCCAAGTGAGTTCGCCGGCATCGTCGGTCGGCTGAACGAACTGATCGAGGCTCAGGCGGTGCTGGTCGCGAGGGCACGGGTGGAGGCGGGCAACCTCGGCCACAATCTCCGCACCCCGCTCGCGCTGGTGACGAGTGAAGCGGAACAGCTCGCGCAGTCCGGTCAGACGGAAGCGGCGCAATTCATCCTCGACCAGTGCGAACGGATGCAGCGCCAGATCGACTATCAGATGAAGCGCGCTGCGGCGGCCGGCGGGCGCGGCACCGGCATCGTCGCCGACCTCGCGACGTTCACTGCGGAGATCGTCGAGGCGATGCGGCGGCTGCATGCAGGGCGCGACGTAACGATCGTCAACGATGTGCCGTTGCGGATCGCGGTTCCGTGTGACCCCGGCGACTTGTCCGAAATCCTCTCGAACCTGATCGACAATGCCTGCAAGTGGGCGCACGACACCGTCAGGATCACCGCTTCGATCGACGCTGCGTGGATCGAGATCGTCATCGCCGATGACGGTCCCGGGATACCTCCCGAGGCTCGGGATCGTGTCCTCGGCGTGGGGGTGCGGCTCGACGAGACGAAGCCCGGAACAGGATTGGGGCTGACGGTCTCACGAGATATTGCCGGGCTGTACGGCGGCACGCTGGACCTGGGCTTCAATGAACACGGCTCAGGCCTGAGAGTGCTCGTTCGCCTACCTCTATCCCGGCCGTAA
- a CDS encoding efflux RND transporter periplasmic adaptor subunit: MTKTHLPLSLLIAGLIAGCSGGEAPGPAPTPTPTTSLGTMGLSAKQIARLDIKFAKAEAATEVPVAEVPATIAPPPNARVAVAAMIPGVVTRTMVVEGQQVRAGQPLAVVVSRDVLTMQAGREQASARANVSRLNARRLDQLAREGVIAGSRADEAAASRREAEAELGEQRRTLALINAGRSGGNYTLTAPIAGTITKASVQTGMPVDGASAPYVIDATGRYELTAQLPERLIGTIKPGMTVMLDGVAGTVTSVGATVEPETRSAMLRAKIPAAPGLVAGRATTATLLKPADGVAVAVPSAAVVIIEGRTVVFVRTPKGVVRRAVTSAGGAGGRTVLTAGVKAGEQVAVSGTSELKALAAN, translated from the coding sequence GTGACCAAGACGCACCTTCCGCTGTCGCTGCTGATCGCAGGGCTGATCGCCGGCTGTTCGGGCGGCGAGGCGCCGGGGCCGGCCCCCACGCCTACGCCCACGACGTCGCTCGGTACGATGGGGTTGAGCGCCAAGCAGATCGCGCGGCTCGACATCAAGTTCGCCAAGGCCGAGGCCGCCACGGAGGTTCCGGTCGCCGAAGTGCCCGCGACGATCGCTCCACCGCCCAACGCGCGCGTCGCGGTAGCGGCGATGATCCCCGGAGTGGTGACGCGCACGATGGTCGTCGAAGGTCAACAGGTTCGCGCCGGACAACCGCTAGCGGTCGTCGTCAGCCGCGACGTGCTGACGATGCAGGCAGGAAGGGAACAGGCGTCCGCGCGAGCGAACGTGTCGCGGCTCAACGCCCGTCGGCTCGATCAACTCGCGCGCGAGGGCGTGATTGCCGGAAGCCGGGCGGACGAAGCCGCGGCGTCGCGGCGCGAAGCCGAGGCGGAACTGGGCGAACAGCGCCGCACGTTGGCGCTGATCAACGCCGGGCGTAGCGGCGGCAACTACACGCTGACCGCGCCGATCGCGGGCACGATCACCAAGGCGAGCGTGCAGACCGGGATGCCGGTCGACGGCGCAAGCGCACCCTATGTGATCGACGCCACGGGCCGCTACGAACTCACCGCGCAGCTGCCCGAGCGGCTGATCGGCACGATCAAGCCGGGGATGACGGTGATGCTGGACGGCGTGGCCGGAACCGTCACCAGCGTCGGCGCGACGGTCGAGCCGGAGACGCGCTCCGCAATGTTGCGCGCGAAGATCCCCGCTGCGCCGGGCCTCGTTGCCGGCCGCGCCACGACCGCCACGTTGCTGAAGCCAGCCGATGGCGTGGCGGTCGCGGTGCCGAGCGCCGCAGTCGTCATCATTGAGGGTCGAACGGTCGTGTTCGTGCGCACTCCCAAGGGCGTCGTGCGCCGCGCCGTTACCAGCGCGGGCGGGGCGGGCGGCCGCACGGTCCTCACCGCGGGCGTGAAGGCCGGGGAACAGGTCGCTGTCTCCGGGACGAGCGAGCTCAAGGCCCTCGCGGCAAACTGA
- a CDS encoding TonB-dependent receptor, giving the protein MALKPVVFASVSALALLAATPGYAQANPEQPGQAGSPTDQAGTGPGGTVAGDDQAEQDIVVTGVRASIVGALNRRRNSTQIVDSIVAEDVGKLPDNNVVEALQRVTGIQVTDRGQGEAAGIAIRGLPDALTTLNGRNIFTASGQAFALQDVSANLVKRVDVFKTRAADQIETGLAGQVDVVTRRPFDFNGFAISALARGIYDQEADKINPNGALLISDRWETGIGDIGVLVNGSYTRSKFRTMSTTAGAFVPFATLTPPAGTCLDPFQRIFPAPVNPTTGEFINTCGLGNWKAGNETGLPTATGSTLPVNGIATPYWLSRDAVFSSDLYGLRERPSANIAVQWAPNSSSVYTAEAYYAGFRGETFNSLQFSFVDYWKSPQNPTLYDGTNIVKSRVANDVYGFNSGDYNRAKTDSFVYALNGKWDLGGRGNIVADAAYQTSKTQSDFFAQRVERTAQQIVVDFNAGGGLPSYHFNDDKLLTDPAQWNVAQLYDNSNRDTGSAFTATLDGNYTWDSGFVRQIKAGFRFDDRRASSFVRTADAAPLNRSLASFPTEATFTNSDFYQGRADVPTSWVLPNGYYNYRNRDTIRGLYGLPTSSQLKTTEVFSVDEKTLAAYLQADGELSIFGRPLKLQAGVRYVAVDTDAIFRDRFNNGAISRSSPGSDRFLPSFTARYELTDNFRVRFNYGETLRRPDFSAINPNFSLTGDLTGVGYGTGGAGTATLQPTTSKNYDVAVEWYFDRNSAITVTGFRREISGLVVPVSQLEFIPNNGIVAGKTDNFVISRPANASDGVLKGLEVGLTYFPTYLPSVLDGLGFQGSLTLLDSTQNVPEFNLAGQQTGELRSGFFGVSDLSYNATLAYDNGPIGARLSYVWRKAWQVRYEARLFANPLGVWRRPEGSLDFQLTAKLTDRLGLTFDAVNLLRLKQQEYYKFGDAGDENRYNLGSVLVPRTFAVGVRYSFN; this is encoded by the coding sequence GTGGCACTCAAGCCTGTTGTTTTCGCTTCTGTTTCCGCTCTGGCGCTGCTCGCGGCGACGCCCGGTTACGCGCAGGCCAACCCCGAACAGCCCGGGCAGGCGGGTAGTCCGACAGATCAGGCGGGCACTGGTCCCGGCGGCACTGTCGCTGGCGACGACCAGGCCGAACAGGATATCGTCGTCACCGGCGTGCGCGCGTCGATCGTCGGTGCCCTCAACCGCCGCCGCAACTCGACGCAGATCGTCGACTCGATCGTCGCGGAAGATGTCGGCAAACTGCCCGACAACAACGTCGTCGAGGCATTGCAGCGCGTTACCGGCATTCAGGTCACCGACCGCGGCCAAGGCGAAGCGGCGGGGATCGCGATCCGCGGCCTGCCCGACGCGCTGACGACGCTCAACGGCCGCAACATCTTTACCGCGTCCGGACAGGCGTTTGCGCTTCAGGACGTATCGGCGAACCTCGTGAAGCGTGTCGACGTGTTCAAGACGCGCGCCGCCGATCAGATCGAGACCGGCCTTGCCGGGCAGGTTGACGTCGTCACGCGTCGTCCGTTCGATTTCAACGGCTTCGCCATCTCCGCGCTGGCGCGCGGGATCTACGATCAGGAAGCCGACAAGATCAATCCGAACGGCGCGCTGCTCATCAGCGATCGTTGGGAAACCGGCATCGGCGACATCGGCGTGCTGGTCAACGGCAGCTACACGCGCTCGAAGTTCCGCACGATGTCGACGACGGCGGGCGCCTTCGTGCCGTTCGCCACGCTCACGCCGCCCGCGGGAACGTGCCTGGATCCTTTCCAGCGTATCTTCCCGGCACCGGTCAACCCGACCACGGGTGAGTTCATCAACACCTGTGGGCTGGGCAATTGGAAGGCCGGGAACGAGACCGGGCTGCCGACCGCAACCGGATCGACGCTGCCGGTCAATGGGATCGCGACGCCTTACTGGCTGTCGCGCGACGCGGTTTTCTCTTCTGATCTGTATGGCTTGCGTGAACGCCCATCCGCGAACATCGCGGTGCAATGGGCGCCCAACAGCAGCTCGGTCTACACCGCCGAAGCCTATTACGCTGGGTTCCGCGGCGAAACGTTCAACAGCCTGCAATTCAGTTTCGTCGATTACTGGAAATCGCCACAGAACCCGACGCTCTACGACGGAACCAACATCGTTAAATCCCGTGTCGCCAACGACGTCTACGGCTTCAACAGCGGCGACTATAACCGCGCGAAGACCGACAGCTTCGTCTATGCCTTGAACGGCAAATGGGATCTGGGGGGACGCGGCAACATCGTCGCCGATGCCGCCTATCAAACCAGCAAGACCCAGTCCGACTTCTTCGCGCAGCGTGTCGAACGCACTGCCCAGCAGATCGTCGTCGACTTCAACGCTGGCGGCGGGCTGCCGTCCTACCACTTCAACGATGACAAACTGCTGACTGATCCCGCGCAGTGGAATGTCGCCCAATTGTATGACAATTCCAACCGCGATACCGGCAGCGCATTCACCGCCACGCTCGACGGCAACTACACCTGGGACTCCGGCTTCGTCCGCCAGATCAAGGCAGGATTCCGCTTCGACGATCGACGCGCGTCCAGCTTCGTGCGCACCGCCGACGCTGCGCCGCTCAACCGCTCGTTGGCCAGCTTCCCGACCGAGGCGACCTTCACCAACAGCGACTTCTACCAGGGTCGCGCCGACGTACCGACCAGCTGGGTGCTGCCGAACGGCTATTACAATTATCGAAATCGCGATACGATTCGCGGGCTTTACGGCCTACCGACCTCGAGCCAGCTGAAGACGACCGAGGTGTTCAGCGTCGACGAGAAGACGTTGGCGGCATACCTTCAGGCGGATGGCGAACTCTCGATCTTCGGGCGTCCGCTGAAGCTCCAGGCCGGCGTTCGTTACGTGGCGGTGGATACCGACGCGATCTTCCGCGATCGCTTCAACAACGGCGCGATCTCGCGGTCGTCGCCGGGGTCGGATCGCTTCCTGCCCAGCTTCACCGCCCGCTACGAATTGACCGACAATTTCCGCGTCCGCTTCAACTACGGCGAGACGCTCCGCCGCCCCGACTTCAGCGCCATCAACCCGAACTTCTCGCTGACGGGTGATCTGACCGGGGTCGGATACGGCACCGGCGGCGCTGGCACCGCGACGCTGCAGCCAACCACATCCAAGAACTACGACGTTGCGGTCGAATGGTATTTCGATCGCAACAGCGCGATCACGGTCACCGGTTTCCGACGCGAAATCAGTGGCCTGGTGGTGCCAGTCAGCCAGCTGGAATTCATTCCCAACAACGGCATCGTCGCGGGCAAGACCGACAATTTCGTCATCAGCCGCCCGGCGAACGCGTCGGACGGCGTGCTCAAGGGACTAGAAGTCGGGCTCACCTACTTCCCGACCTATCTGCCTTCGGTTCTCGATGGCTTGGGTTTCCAGGGCAGCCTGACCCTGCTGGATTCAACGCAGAACGTGCCCGAGTTCAACCTGGCCGGGCAGCAGACCGGCGAGCTGCGCTCCGGCTTCTTCGGCGTGTCGGATTTGTCGTACAATGCCACGCTCGCCTACGACAACGGCCCGATCGGCGCACGCCTCTCCTACGTCTGGCGCAAGGCATGGCAGGTTCGGTACGAGGCCCGGTTGTTCGCTAACCCCTTGGGCGTCTGGCGCCGGCCGGAGGGCAGCCTCGACTTCCAGCTGACCGCCAAACTGACCGACCGCCTCGGTCTGACCTTCGACGCGGTCAATCTGCTCCGACTAAAGCAGCAGGAGTATTACAAGTTCGGCGATGCCGGCGACGAAAACCGCTACAACCTCGGCTCCGTCCTGGTGCCCAGGACGTTCGCGGTTGGCGTGCGATATAGCTTCAACTGA